From Haloglomus litoreum, the proteins below share one genomic window:
- a CDS encoding S26 family signal peptidase: MVNDDPETLRERVQWFLATDSGAVVYVREVLSTVGVVCLVGLLLFAVSGLWPPMVAVTSGSMEPNLHRGDLVFVVEEHRFAPDRAHAETGVVPARTGAETGYRTFGAPGDVIVYQPRGDATGTPIIHRARFWVNESENWVANGKADPAYLGGARSCGELSQCPAPHAGFITKGDNPTTNDRYDQVMGLSPVVRPAWVVGTAEFRIPWLGNIRLWADDQILTAATDPTRGGTAAARDATPDTPRRCGWSHEQCRSTLLNDRISIFNIYT, translated from the coding sequence GTGGTCAACGACGACCCCGAGACCCTCCGGGAGCGGGTCCAGTGGTTCCTCGCGACCGACAGCGGTGCCGTGGTCTACGTCCGCGAGGTCCTCTCGACCGTCGGCGTCGTCTGCCTCGTCGGCCTGTTGCTGTTCGCGGTCAGCGGGCTGTGGCCCCCGATGGTCGCCGTCACCTCCGGGTCGATGGAACCCAACCTCCACCGCGGTGACCTCGTGTTCGTGGTCGAGGAACACCGGTTCGCGCCGGACCGGGCCCACGCCGAGACCGGAGTGGTTCCGGCTCGTACGGGTGCTGAGACCGGCTACCGGACGTTCGGCGCACCCGGAGACGTCATCGTCTACCAGCCCCGAGGCGACGCAACCGGGACCCCCATCATCCACCGGGCCCGCTTCTGGGTCAACGAGAGCGAGAACTGGGTCGCCAACGGCAAGGCCGACCCGGCGTACCTCGGGGGCGCCCGGAGCTGCGGCGAACTCTCCCAGTGTCCCGCACCCCACGCCGGCTTCATCACCAAAGGCGACAACCCCACGACCAACGACCGCTACGACCAGGTGATGGGACTCTCACCGGTCGTCAGACCCGCCTGGGTCGTGGGGACCGCCGAGTTCCGCATCCCCTGGCTCGGCAACATCCGCCTCTGGGCGGACGACCAGATACTGACGGCTGCGACCGACCCCACCCGGGGCGGGACGGCCGCGGCACGGGACGCGACACCGGACACACCCCGACGATGCGGCTGGAGCCATGAACAATGTCGTTCTACGCTCTTAAATGATAGAATTTCGATTTTTAATATCTACACTTGA